In one Chryseobacterium camelliae genomic region, the following are encoded:
- the rlmB gene encoding 23S rRNA (guanosine(2251)-2'-O)-methyltransferase RlmB, translating to MTDKKDDFIFGLRPVIEAIEAGKTIDKVFVQNALQGPIYAELKAILAKNKIRPNYVPVEKLNRFTRKNHQGVVAFISDVPFHKIEDIVPQLFEEGKTPFLLILDRLTDVRNFGAICRTAECVGVDAVIIPEKGAAPINSDAIKTSAGALYNVKICKEPNLAHVVDFLQQSGISVYAASEKAQKLIYDVDFKEPCAIVMGNEETGISKEVLHHADDKIKLPIEGKTQSLNVSVACGAILYEAVRQKFTKAN from the coding sequence ATGACAGATAAAAAAGACGATTTTATTTTCGGGCTGCGTCCCGTAATTGAAGCAATTGAAGCGGGAAAAACGATTGACAAGGTTTTTGTGCAGAATGCATTACAAGGACCTATTTATGCTGAATTAAAAGCAATTTTAGCGAAAAATAAAATCCGTCCCAACTACGTTCCGGTTGAAAAACTGAATCGTTTTACAAGAAAAAATCACCAAGGTGTTGTCGCTTTTATTTCAGATGTTCCGTTCCATAAAATCGAAGATATTGTTCCTCAGTTATTTGAAGAAGGTAAAACTCCGTTTTTATTGATTCTGGATCGTTTAACGGATGTCAGAAATTTCGGAGCCATCTGCAGAACTGCAGAATGCGTAGGAGTTGATGCGGTTATTATTCCTGAAAAAGGAGCAGCCCCGATTAATTCTGATGCGATAAAAACTTCTGCAGGAGCCCTTTATAATGTAAAAATCTGCAAAGAGCCTAATTTGGCTCACGTTGTGGACTTCCTTCAGCAAAGCGGAATTTCCGTATATGCAGCAAGCGAAAAGGCTCAAAAGCTGATTTACGATGTTGATTTCAAAGAACCATGCGCTATTGTAATGGGGAACGAAGAAACAGGAATCTCTAAAGAAGTTCTTCATCATGCAGATGATAAAATAAAACTACCGATTGAAGGAAAAACACAGTCTCTGAATGTTTCCGTTGCTTGTGGAGCGATTTTGTATGAAGCTGTGAGACAGAAATTCACGAAAGCCAATTAA
- a CDS encoding DinB family protein, translating to MNYHFQAHRQVRKNLLEILQNTSHEDLLLIPDGFNNNIYWNIAHTVTTQQLLHYYLSGNPFRIDKYWIETYKKGTLPNLDVQKSEVEDLEFLLTETSKILMKDYDSDFFSDYTPYTTSFGMDLKSIQDAIIFNNMHETLHYGYVMAQKRAILGEKGR from the coding sequence ATGAATTATCATTTTCAAGCTCACAGACAAGTAAGAAAAAACCTTTTAGAAATTCTACAAAACACTTCTCACGAAGACCTTTTGCTTATTCCTGATGGTTTTAATAATAACATCTATTGGAATATTGCACATACTGTTACTACACAGCAACTTTTGCATTATTACTTAAGCGGAAATCCATTCAGAATAGACAAATACTGGATTGAAACCTACAAAAAAGGAACATTACCGAACCTTGATGTACAAAAATCAGAAGTGGAAGATTTGGAATTTTTACTGACCGAAACTTCAAAGATTCTGATGAAGGATTATGACAGTGATTTCTTTTCGGATTACACGCCTTACACCACAAGTTTCGGAATGGATTTGAAAAGCATTCAGGATGCCATCATTTTTAACAATATGCACGAAACCTTACATTATGGCTATGTAATGGCGCAAAAAAGAGCAATTTTAGGAGAAAAAGGAAGATAG
- a CDS encoding GNAT family N-acetyltransferase yields MSEVIIRKAVQEDCAPMLELIKELADYEKALHEVTLTLEQFIEDGFGNLPVWGAFVAEFEGKIVGISLYYDRYSTWKGRRLYLEDLVVTEKLRGKQIGKKLFEAIMEYGKSNQYSGMVFQVLNWNEPAINFYKKYSPKFDDEWFNVSIEFKV; encoded by the coding sequence ATGAGTGAAGTAATCATTAGAAAGGCGGTTCAGGAAGATTGCGCTCCCATGCTGGAGCTGATTAAAGAACTGGCTGATTATGAAAAAGCGTTGCATGAAGTTACTTTAACTTTAGAGCAGTTTATTGAGGACGGATTCGGGAATTTGCCTGTTTGGGGAGCTTTTGTGGCTGAATTTGAAGGAAAGATTGTTGGAATTTCCTTGTATTATGACAGGTATTCTACATGGAAAGGAAGGAGGTTGTATCTGGAAGATTTGGTGGTGACGGAAAAATTGAGAGGTAAGCAAATCGGAAAGAAATTATTTGAAGCAATCATGGAATACGGAAAATCTAACCAATACAGCGGAATGGTTTTTCAGGTGCTGAACTGGAATGAACCGGCTATTAATTTCTATAAAAAATACAGTCCGAAATTTGATGATGAATGGTTTAATGTTTCAATAGAGTTTAAGGTTTAA
- a CDS encoding VWA domain-containing protein, giving the protein MLDFELYSPWFLLLFLLFIPLLFKDISKQKRKGIKVPTVKNMGSNSGILPVLFLLKISKYIILSALIIAMARPRTFTISQDRDDTKGIDIMLSVDVSLSMLAKDLTPDRLTALKDIAVKFVEKRPNDRIGLVAYSGEAFTKVPVTSDHQVVIDELKNLNPMELQPGTAIGEGLSVAVNHLKNSKAKSKIIILMTDGVNTIENAMPPQIAAELAKNNNIKVYSIGIGTNGYALMPTQTDIFGDLVFTETEVKIDEPVLRDVAQMTGGKYFRATSNSSLEEVYEEINQLEKSDIKVSKLYNYEEYFKFFLWIALGMLVFDALLRWVFYKFLS; this is encoded by the coding sequence ATGCTTGATTTTGAATTGTATAGTCCGTGGTTTTTGCTTCTTTTCTTATTGTTTATTCCTCTTTTATTTAAAGATATCAGTAAGCAGAAAAGAAAAGGAATTAAAGTGCCTACGGTTAAAAATATGGGCAGCAACAGCGGTATTCTGCCGGTTCTCTTTTTGCTGAAAATATCAAAGTATATTATTCTTTCGGCTTTGATTATTGCGATGGCAAGACCCAGAACTTTTACCATTTCCCAGGACAGAGACGATACAAAAGGGATTGATATTATGCTTTCGGTGGATGTTTCGTTGAGTATGCTCGCAAAAGATTTAACGCCGGATCGTTTAACGGCTTTAAAGGATATTGCGGTTAAATTTGTTGAAAAGCGCCCGAATGATAGAATTGGTTTGGTTGCGTATTCCGGAGAGGCTTTTACAAAAGTACCCGTAACTTCCGATCATCAGGTCGTTATTGATGAGCTGAAAAATCTAAATCCGATGGAGCTTCAACCGGGAACTGCGATCGGAGAAGGATTGTCTGTTGCGGTAAATCACCTTAAAAACAGCAAGGCAAAGAGTAAGATCATTATTTTAATGACAGATGGAGTAAATACCATCGAAAATGCGATGCCGCCTCAAATTGCCGCTGAACTGGCTAAAAACAATAATATAAAAGTATATTCTATCGGGATCGGAACCAATGGTTATGCCTTAATGCCTACACAAACCGATATTTTTGGAGATTTGGTTTTTACCGAAACGGAAGTTAAAATTGATGAGCCTGTATTGAGAGATGTCGCACAAATGACAGGAGGTAAATATTTCAGGGCAACCTCAAACAGCAGTTTGGAAGAAGTGTATGAGGAGATTAATCAACTGGAGAAATCAGACATCAAGGTTTCTAAATTATACAATTACGAAGAATATTTTAAGTTTTTTCTTTGGATTGCATTAGGAATGCTTGTTTTTGATGCTTTGCTGAGATGGGTATTTTATAAATTTTTAAGCTGA
- a CDS encoding vWA domain-containing protein — MDWYLGNYWYLLLLLLLPFLAVLLIRFLKWKKKKREAFAEHQFHEQLFEKSSGFTKFFPALYLLGTLFLIFSIIDLLSGSNEVQTKQKLNNVIFMLDVSNSMNAEDVEPNRLMEAKNVMINTMQKMKSDKVGVVIFAGEATSIMPLTTDYSSAETYINGIETSSMQVQGTDFLKAMETAAEKFKNVNKGARKVILLSDGEDNEGNDAAAIRLANKEGIVVTTVGIGTEEGAPVPEYSYGQLMGYKTDVNGETVISKRQTEALHKIAQSTGGDYIDGNNINETPDKIIDILSKKSFSSEATVKSQNANHYYQYFLVFSILFFFLIYVFNPKRDFNV; from the coding sequence ATGGATTGGTATTTAGGAAATTACTGGTATTTGTTGTTGCTGTTGCTATTGCCGTTTCTAGCAGTATTGCTGATCCGTTTTTTGAAATGGAAAAAGAAAAAGAGAGAGGCATTTGCAGAACATCAGTTTCATGAGCAGCTTTTTGAAAAAAGTTCGGGGTTTACAAAATTTTTCCCCGCATTATATCTTTTGGGAACTTTGTTTCTGATCTTTTCGATTATAGATCTTCTGAGTGGTTCTAACGAAGTTCAGACCAAGCAAAAGCTCAATAATGTAATCTTTATGCTGGACGTTTCCAATTCAATGAATGCGGAAGATGTTGAACCGAATCGTTTAATGGAAGCTAAAAATGTGATGATCAACACGATGCAGAAGATGAAAAGCGATAAAGTGGGAGTGGTGATCTTTGCCGGTGAAGCAACTTCTATTATGCCTTTGACGACTGATTATTCTTCTGCGGAAACTTATATTAACGGTATCGAAACCAGTTCTATGCAGGTTCAGGGAACCGACTTTTTAAAAGCGATGGAAACTGCTGCAGAAAAGTTTAAGAATGTAAATAAAGGAGCCCGAAAAGTGATTCTGCTGAGCGATGGAGAAGATAATGAAGGAAATGATGCAGCAGCGATACGATTGGCCAACAAAGAAGGAATTGTAGTAACAACTGTAGGAATCGGAACAGAAGAAGGAGCTCCCGTTCCTGAATATTCTTATGGGCAGTTGATGGGATATAAGACTGATGTGAACGGAGAAACGGTAATCTCTAAACGACAGACAGAAGCGTTACATAAAATAGCACAATCCACGGGAGGAGATTATATCGACGGAAATAATATCAATGAAACTCCGGATAAAATAATTGACATTCTGAGTAAAAAATCGTTCTCTTCGGAGGCTACGGTGAAATCCCAAAATGCTAATCATTATTATCAGTATTTCTTGGTTTTTTCAATTTTATTTTTCTTTTTAATTTATGTATTTAATCCGAAAAGAGATTTTAATGTTTAA
- a CDS encoding tetratricopeptide repeat protein, translating to MFSGCLFGQESYRTLVYEGNRKFDDKNYDGASSKYMEAVKQNKKDFTAHYNMGNALYKSKKYEEAKAEFEKAQSLSQTLPDKAAALHNLGNTYMQMNQPEKAADYYKQSLKQNPKSEATRKNFEIAKLKEKENQQKKNQQNKGKDGGGDNQKQNDDQKGNPKDQKQDQGKGQQNKGEGNDPDQNQNREGKIPKDLENAILNKVSEKEKETARRILNKNSYSMPQSNEKDW from the coding sequence ATGTTTTCAGGCTGTTTATTCGGGCAGGAAAGCTATAGGACGTTGGTGTATGAAGGCAATCGAAAATTTGACGATAAAAACTATGACGGTGCGTCTTCTAAATATATGGAAGCGGTAAAGCAAAACAAAAAAGACTTTACGGCTCATTATAATATGGGGAATGCATTGTATAAAAGCAAAAAATATGAAGAGGCAAAAGCAGAATTTGAAAAAGCCCAGTCGCTTTCTCAGACTCTTCCGGATAAAGCGGCAGCTCTTCATAATTTAGGGAATACTTATATGCAGATGAATCAGCCTGAAAAAGCAGCTGACTATTATAAGCAATCCCTAAAGCAGAATCCTAAAAGTGAAGCAACCAGAAAGAATTTTGAAATTGCCAAACTGAAGGAAAAAGAAAACCAACAAAAGAAAAACCAGCAGAATAAAGGCAAAGACGGTGGCGGTGACAACCAAAAACAAAATGATGATCAAAAAGGAAATCCTAAAGATCAAAAACAGGATCAAGGAAAAGGCCAGCAAAATAAAGGAGAAGGGAACGACCCTGATCAAAACCAGAATCGTGAGGGCAAAATTCCAAAAGATCTTGAAAATGCCATATTAAACAAAGTAAGCGAAAAAGAAAAAGAAACCGCCAGAAGAATTTTAAATAAGAATTCTTATTCGATGCCGCAAAGCAACGAGAAAGATTGGTGA
- a CDS encoding MarC family protein: MEIFEHFSFKEIITCFMVLFAVIDIIGSVPIVVSLQQKFGQIEAKKASLTAGGIMLVFLFVGNKILKFIGVDVNSFAIAGAFVIFIIALEMILGIEINKTSEAKSASIVPIAFPLVAGAGTLTTTLSLKAEFHDINIIFGIILNTIFVYLVLKSATWLEKKMGEATLAILQKVFGIILLAISIKLFTANFAQLVQNYINF; the protein is encoded by the coding sequence ATGGAAATATTTGAACATTTTTCTTTTAAAGAGATTATTACCTGTTTTATGGTGCTCTTTGCCGTGATCGATATTATAGGTTCTGTTCCTATCGTGGTAAGTCTGCAGCAGAAATTCGGTCAGATTGAAGCCAAGAAAGCATCCCTTACAGCAGGTGGAATTATGCTTGTCTTCCTTTTTGTAGGGAATAAGATCCTGAAATTTATTGGGGTAGATGTCAATTCCTTTGCCATTGCAGGGGCATTTGTAATTTTCATTATTGCTTTGGAAATGATCTTGGGAATTGAGATCAATAAAACTTCGGAAGCGAAATCAGCATCTATTGTTCCGATTGCTTTTCCATTGGTAGCCGGTGCAGGAACATTAACGACTACACTGTCTTTAAAAGCTGAATTTCATGATATTAATATCATTTTTGGAATCATTCTCAATACAATTTTCGTATATTTGGTGCTGAAATCTGCGACTTGGCTGGAAAAGAAAATGGGGGAAGCCACATTAGCTATTTTACAGAAGGTTTTTGGAATTATTCTATTAGCAATTTCAATCAAATTATTTACCGCAAACTTTGCCCAGTTGGTGCAGAATTATATTAATTTTTAA
- a CDS encoding DUF58 domain-containing protein has protein sequence MQIKDIVKKVKQIEIRTRKKTEATLMGQYHSAFKGQGMTFSEVRPYQFGDEIRRIDWNKTARFREPFVKVMEEERELTMMLLVDISASMDYGTKTQLKREYVAEIAASLGFSAAGNNDKVGLILFADKVYKVIPPQKGRKHILSIISNILTADYIPAVSKIDKAMEYMMGIFKRKSLVFLFSDFEDEYDSKMLRVASKKHQLLGMRIFDEKDNEIPDVGYTLLYDSETGEEVWANTSSARWRYTFAEAQKQKLRALEEDFANSSASFMNINTGSDYSKLLYNYFQKK, from the coding sequence ATGCAGATAAAAGATATTGTAAAAAAAGTCAAGCAAATAGAAATCCGTACCCGAAAGAAGACGGAGGCTACTTTGATGGGGCAATATCACAGTGCTTTTAAAGGACAGGGAATGACTTTCTCGGAGGTTCGTCCGTATCAGTTTGGTGACGAGATCCGCAGAATCGACTGGAATAAAACAGCACGTTTCCGTGAGCCATTCGTGAAAGTGATGGAAGAGGAAAGGGAATTGACGATGATGTTGCTGGTAGATATTTCCGCTTCGATGGATTACGGAACAAAAACTCAGCTGAAAAGAGAATATGTTGCTGAAATTGCGGCAAGTTTAGGCTTTTCGGCGGCTGGGAATAATGATAAAGTAGGTTTGATTTTATTTGCCGATAAAGTATACAAAGTAATTCCGCCACAAAAAGGAAGAAAGCATATTCTTTCGATCATCAGTAATATTCTCACGGCAGATTACATTCCTGCTGTCTCAAAAATTGATAAAGCGATGGAATATATGATGGGGATTTTTAAAAGAAAATCTCTGGTATTTCTTTTTTCGGATTTTGAAGATGAATATGATTCTAAAATGTTGAGAGTGGCTTCAAAAAAACACCAGCTGCTGGGAATGAGGATTTTTGATGAAAAAGATAATGAAATTCCGGACGTTGGATATACTTTATTGTATGACTCGGAAACAGGAGAAGAGGTTTGGGCCAATACTTCAAGTGCACGATGGAGGTATACTTTTGCAGAAGCTCAAAAACAGAAGCTCAGAGCTTTGGAAGAGGATTTTGCCAATAGTTCGGCAAGCTTTATGAATATTAATACGGGTTCGGACTATTCAAAATTATTGTATAATTATTTTCAGAAGAAATAA
- a CDS encoding chorismate-binding protein, with translation MIYFKFPFDEKLYSTDENSSENNINFYSFDGLSQIDFNGKIIEIDPEKFNQTTISSQSLAEDKNAFIAETKEEYLNTLNRVIEVIKNNQLPKLVYSRRKIFTDFNQIDLKESFKNLCSAYPNAFRYIFVDNENSWMGAFSEVLGKFNKKTHTFETMSLAGTLPVSENWSEKEIEEQKPVSGYIRNILKNYSETLEESETYDHISGNIKHLRTDFKIKIQPEDLDQIIQELHPTPAVCGIPKEFCKENIQQLEKFPRELYAGYIKIETEESIQYFVNLRCSKLYKNAVHLFVGGGITAQSNPEKEWIETELKSEAVLKNLVFS, from the coding sequence ATGATCTATTTCAAATTTCCCTTCGACGAAAAACTGTATTCAACAGACGAAAATTCAAGTGAAAACAATATCAATTTTTATTCTTTTGATGGTTTAAGTCAAATTGATTTCAATGGGAAAATTATTGAAATAGATCCTGAAAAATTTAATCAGACAACTATTTCAAGCCAATCTTTAGCAGAAGATAAAAACGCTTTTATTGCAGAAACTAAAGAGGAATATTTGAATACGCTGAACAGGGTCATTGAGGTTATCAAAAATAATCAGCTTCCCAAACTGGTCTATTCCAGAAGAAAAATCTTCACCGATTTTAATCAAATTGACCTCAAAGAAAGCTTTAAAAATCTCTGCAGTGCTTATCCGAATGCTTTCAGATATATTTTTGTTGATAACGAAAATTCATGGATGGGTGCTTTCTCAGAAGTATTGGGAAAATTCAATAAAAAAACACATACTTTTGAAACGATGAGCCTTGCAGGGACACTTCCTGTTTCAGAAAACTGGTCCGAAAAAGAAATTGAAGAGCAAAAACCGGTTTCCGGTTACATCAGAAATATTTTAAAGAACTATTCCGAAACTCTTGAAGAATCAGAAACCTATGATCATATTTCCGGGAATATCAAGCACCTCAGAACAGATTTTAAAATCAAAATACAACCGGAAGATTTAGATCAAATCATTCAGGAATTACACCCTACTCCTGCTGTTTGCGGGATCCCCAAAGAGTTTTGCAAAGAGAACATTCAGCAACTGGAAAAATTTCCACGCGAGTTATATGCAGGTTATATCAAAATAGAAACTGAAGAAAGCATTCAGTATTTTGTGAATCTCCGTTGTTCCAAGCTTTATAAAAATGCGGTGCATCTTTTTGTAGGAGGCGGAATTACCGCTCAGAGCAATCCTGAAAAAGAATGGATTGAAACGGAACTGAAATCTGAAGCGGTTTTGAAGAATCTGGTGTTTTCTTAA
- a CDS encoding AAA family ATPase, which produces MSDTYQAEDIRQLTEKVKEKNYLFSLLRQEINKVIIGQEYMIDRLLVGLLGNGHVLLEGVPGLAKTLAIKTLADAVHGDFSRIQFTPDLLPADVVGTMIYNVKDNDFSIKKGPVFANFVLADEINRAPAKVQSALLEVMQEKQVTIGDETMKLPKPFLVLATQNPIDQEGTYLLPEAQSDRFMLKCTIDYPKFEDERTVMRMVSTAHQPTINPVISLQDIVDAKELINQIYLDEKIEKYILDMVFATRFPENYGLSELKNYIGFGASPRASINLAIASRAYAFLKGRAFVIPEDVKELAKDVLRHRIGLTFEAEAEEISTEEIINRILAKIQAP; this is translated from the coding sequence ATGTCAGATACATATCAAGCAGAAGATATCCGCCAATTGACGGAAAAAGTAAAAGAAAAAAACTACTTATTTTCTCTTCTGAGACAGGAAATCAACAAAGTGATTATCGGCCAGGAATATATGATAGACCGTCTTTTAGTTGGACTTCTGGGGAATGGTCACGTTCTTTTGGAAGGCGTTCCGGGCTTGGCAAAAACATTGGCGATCAAAACCTTGGCAGACGCTGTTCACGGTGATTTTTCAAGAATTCAGTTTACTCCTGATTTATTGCCTGCAGATGTTGTCGGGACAATGATTTATAATGTTAAAGACAACGATTTCTCAATAAAAAAAGGACCTGTTTTTGCAAATTTTGTACTGGCTGATGAGATCAACCGTGCTCCGGCAAAAGTGCAATCGGCTTTGCTGGAAGTCATGCAGGAAAAGCAGGTGACTATTGGTGATGAAACCATGAAGCTTCCAAAACCTTTCCTGGTATTGGCAACGCAGAACCCGATTGATCAGGAAGGAACCTATCTTTTACCGGAAGCACAAAGCGACCGTTTCATGCTGAAATGCACGATTGATTATCCTAAATTTGAAGATGAGAGAACGGTGATGAGAATGGTTTCAACAGCGCATCAGCCTACAATAAACCCTGTGATTTCTTTACAGGACATTGTGGATGCAAAAGAACTGATCAATCAGATTTATCTTGACGAAAAGATCGAAAAATATATCCTGGATATGGTTTTTGCAACCCGTTTTCCTGAAAATTACGGTCTTTCGGAACTTAAAAATTATATCGGATTCGGGGCTTCACCACGAGCATCCATTAATCTTGCCATTGCTTCCAGAGCTTATGCGTTCCTGAAAGGAAGAGCATTTGTGATTCCTGAAGATGTAAAAGAATTGGCAAAAGATGTATTGAGACATAGAATCGGTTTGACTTTTGAGGCGGAAGCGGAAGAAATCTCAACAGAAGAAATTATCAACAGGATTTTAGCGAAAATTCAGGCTCCGTAA
- a CDS encoding BatD family protein has protein sequence MKKLLFIFCFLICANAFSQILSSSIEKKTIALGEVNHIVITINNLHNEKVSAAAENELLPFHFEEIKDSIAQNPEIYYRRIEFAVYEEGKFTIPELEFKVGGKVLKTIPYELDVINTAQKGDQINDIMNNKEVKLEVKDYWELYKWYILAALSVIALIIAIIMFVKWGRKAKNSPVVATNQTLKELDSLKKKKYVESGDYRSFYVELIDISRKFISRQYHLPADVLLTDDLIDLMKKNNTISQENEKVVEEVFLRGDLVKFAKTFPDKEAMEKDFTDIREFVKRSSKDLEFENLRKDA, from the coding sequence TTGAAAAAACTACTATTTATATTTTGCTTTTTGATCTGTGCGAATGCTTTTTCACAGATACTTTCTTCCAGTATTGAGAAGAAAACCATTGCTTTGGGAGAAGTGAATCATATCGTTATTACCATTAATAATTTACACAACGAAAAGGTTTCTGCGGCTGCTGAAAATGAGTTGTTGCCTTTCCATTTTGAAGAAATAAAAGACAGTATTGCACAAAATCCTGAGATCTATTACAGGAGAATTGAATTTGCGGTGTATGAAGAAGGGAAATTTACGATTCCCGAACTGGAATTTAAAGTAGGAGGGAAGGTTTTAAAAACAATTCCTTACGAGCTTGATGTCATTAATACGGCCCAAAAAGGCGATCAGATTAATGATATCATGAACAATAAAGAGGTAAAGCTGGAAGTAAAAGATTATTGGGAGCTCTATAAATGGTATATTTTGGCAGCTTTATCGGTGATTGCCTTAATCATTGCAATCATCATGTTTGTTAAATGGGGCAGAAAGGCTAAAAATTCACCTGTTGTTGCAACGAATCAGACCTTGAAGGAGCTGGATTCACTGAAAAAGAAAAAATATGTGGAAAGTGGAGATTACCGTTCGTTTTATGTTGAATTAATTGATATTTCCAGAAAATTTATTTCCAGACAATACCATTTGCCGGCAGATGTATTGTTAACGGATGATTTAATTGATTTGATGAAAAAAAACAATACCATTTCTCAGGAAAATGAAAAAGTAGTGGAAGAAGTGTTTTTACGCGGAGATCTGGTGAAGTTTGCCAAAACTTTTCCGGATAAAGAAGCTATGGAAAAAGACTTTACAGACATCAGAGAGTTTGTGAAACGATCATCAAAAGATTTGGAATTTGAAAACTTGAGAAAGGATGCTTGA
- a CDS encoding BatD family protein, with protein sequence MKQKLIYILLLFVSIISYGQVNLSLEPDKAEYNGREIVNLTISLELNGGDLLQQTKFQLPDLSQFNLIGSGSVTNSFMDPVTNTVITEKITRLALEPKKKGKIKIGSVLVTVSNKIYKTEPFEIIVKDVIKKTPAQNTALNEVYLNMEIEDREIYQDQPTIAVLKVYSRNIDNLRKVRSIQLPQQENINVHPVHFRKSEIDPSDMGGNMASQVVAVFMVFPNEAGYVEVPAVSASVNTLAHKNKILSNKVKLNVKKLPEGSPESFKNAVGNFKVDVYCETKEKAEIEKPIHVVVKVSGEGNITDMKLPGIEASPDYEFFTPKITSKVYPGKAGMKGEIFANYIVVPKKRGEIVIKTEDFSFFDPEQKEYIDVPAEKLSIHAFSHEQVLESRTTVEKVNEYTNNFLETVNTPVLKTTSFKVKEKNKFNWNVLFVNIAILLSLVITYLVFRNWQKKRSLVKKTVSPNSLGSVAETEKEIKATLKTDITDYFNYLKNLKENNEHAKFFETVEELDSEVRNQYFQSSSKDFNQFLENYKGSHIAEEYRNLVQKIQMEKYTPVKSEEGIDELFNTIVNLYSRISK encoded by the coding sequence ATGAAGCAAAAGCTTATCTACATATTACTCCTGTTTGTTTCCATAATTTCTTATGGACAGGTAAATCTTTCTCTGGAGCCGGATAAAGCTGAGTATAACGGGAGAGAAATTGTAAACCTTACCATTAGCTTAGAACTTAACGGAGGAGATTTATTACAACAGACCAAATTTCAGTTACCGGATCTTTCTCAATTCAACTTAATAGGAAGCGGTTCAGTGACTAACAGCTTTATGGATCCTGTTACCAATACCGTAATTACCGAGAAAATTACAAGATTGGCGCTTGAACCTAAAAAGAAAGGGAAAATTAAAATCGGTTCGGTTCTCGTTACGGTCAGTAATAAAATTTATAAGACAGAACCTTTTGAGATTATAGTCAAAGATGTCATAAAGAAAACTCCGGCGCAAAATACGGCGTTAAATGAAGTTTATCTGAACATGGAAATTGAAGATAGAGAGATCTATCAAGATCAGCCGACCATTGCGGTATTAAAAGTATATTCCAGAAATATAGATAACTTAAGAAAGGTTAGGAGTATACAGCTTCCTCAGCAAGAAAACATTAATGTACATCCTGTACATTTCAGAAAATCAGAAATTGATCCTTCGGATATGGGGGGAAATATGGCTTCACAGGTGGTTGCGGTCTTTATGGTTTTCCCGAATGAAGCAGGATATGTAGAAGTACCCGCTGTTTCAGCTTCTGTAAACACTCTTGCCCATAAAAATAAAATACTTTCCAATAAAGTAAAGCTTAATGTTAAAAAACTTCCGGAAGGATCTCCCGAAAGCTTTAAAAATGCTGTCGGGAACTTTAAGGTAGATGTGTATTGCGAGACCAAAGAAAAAGCTGAAATAGAGAAACCGATACATGTTGTGGTAAAAGTTTCGGGAGAAGGTAATATTACTGATATGAAACTTCCCGGTATTGAAGCTTCTCCGGATTATGAGTTTTTCACTCCAAAAATTACTTCAAAAGTTTATCCCGGAAAAGCAGGAATGAAAGGTGAAATTTTTGCGAATTACATTGTCGTTCCGAAAAAACGAGGAGAAATTGTAATTAAAACTGAAGATTTTTCATTTTTTGATCCTGAACAAAAAGAATATATCGATGTTCCTGCAGAGAAGTTAAGCATACATGCATTTTCCCATGAACAGGTATTAGAATCCCGTACAACGGTAGAAAAGGTAAACGAATACACGAATAATTTCTTGGAAACCGTAAATACTCCGGTTTTAAAAACAACTTCGTTTAAAGTAAAAGAAAAAAACAAGTTTAACTGGAATGTGCTGTTTGTGAATATCGCAATTCTGTTAAGTTTAGTAATCACTTATCTTGTATTCAGAAATTGGCAAAAAAAACGTTCTTTGGTTAAAAAAACGGTATCTCCCAATTCTTTAGGTTCAGTTGCAGAAACCGAAAAGGAAATCAAAGCTACACTGAAAACGGATATTACGGATTATTTTAATTATTTAAAAAATCTGAAAGAAAATAATGAGCATGCTAAATTTTTTGAAACGGTAGAAGAGCTGGATTCTGAAGTAAGGAACCAATATTTTCAAAGTTCATCAAAGGATTTTAATCAGTTTTTGGAGAATTACAAGGGATCTCATATTGCAGAGGAATATAGAAATCTGGTTCAGAAAATCCAGATGGAAAAATATACTCCGGTAAAATCTGAGGAGGGAATTGATGAACTCTTCAATACAATTGTTAATTTATATTCTCGTATTAGCAAATAA